TGGCCCTGGAAGCGCGGGAGCGGCCTTGCGCCGTTTTTGTCATTGGCCGCCTGTTCAATCTGTACGGTCCGCGGGAGACCAACCCGCACATTTTGCCCGAAATCCTGGAGCAACTGCGGCGGGCGCCGGAGGAGCCGCTGCGCTTGGGCAATCTGTGGCCGAAGCGGGACCTGGTGCCGGTGGCAGACGCCGCCCGGGCGGTGGTAGAACTCGTGGAGCGCTGCCCGCCGGGTGTGACCACGGTCAACATCGGCAGCGGCGTGGCGGTTTCTATGCAGGAGGTGCTGGCCCTCCTGGGACAACTCCGCGGACAGCCGGTGAACATCCAGACGGACCCGGCGAAGGTCCGGCCGGTGGAACGGCCTCATCTGCAAGCCGACGTCACCCGTTTGCGCCACCTGCTTGGCTGGACGCCGTCCCGCGATCTCGCCCGCGGCCTGGCCGAGCTGCTGCGCCAGGAGGGATTGCTATGAGCGCGGCCGAGGTGATCCGCCGGGAGCTGCCCGCCGTGCTTCCGGGCTTGCTTCTCGCTGTCACTCTGGCGACACTTCCGTACGGCTGGCGGGGCCAGTGCTCCTGGATCGCCGATTACGACGAGCTGGCTTTCTACCTGCCGGTGGGGGCCAAAGCCTACCGCGAGCATCCCTGGCGTTTGGCTGATCCGGCAACCGGCGGGCCGACGTATTACCAGCCGCTCTCCGTCGTGCCGGGGATCGTACTGCTGCGTGTCTTAGGCGGGAGTCCGTGGTCTTTGGGTTTGGCCTGGCGGCTGTGGGGCGGGATAGCGGCGGCGCTTTTGTGGTATGCCGCACTGCGCTGGAAGCTGCGCCCGTGGGCGGCGGCCTGGGCCACGCTCCTGGTGCTTTGCGATCCGGGGGTGTTGCAGGGCCAGCTAGGGTATGCCTTGCTCAAGACCGGCGTGCGGCATCTGAGCGGGGCGGACCTCGGCCCCACTCCCACCGCCGCTTCTCTACCCCAATGGCGCATTTGGAACCCGCTGCTGAGCTGGCCGTGGTGGCTTGCCTTTCTGCTGCTGGCGAGCCGGGCGGCGGAGCAACCGAGCCGGGGGCGCATCCTGGCGGCGGGGACCAGTTGCGGCCTGCTCTTCCACATTTACTTTTACTTCTGGACCACCGCCGTGGCGGGCCTGCTGCTGGCTTGCCTCGCCGATCGACATCGGGCTGTCACTTACGTGAAAATCCTGGGACTGGGCCTGCTGCTGGGTCTGCCCGCCCTGGCCGGCGCGGTGCAATTCCGCCAGCAGTACGGTGCCGATTGGCTCCTGCGCACAGACAAGTTCCTGCCGGTACCCCGCGGCAGCGAGCTGCTCCTGCCCCGCTTGAGCCTGCTGCTTGTGGCCGCAGCCTGGGTGTGGGTCTGGCGGCGAGGCCGGGAGGTGCGCTTCCTGGCTTGCCTCGCCACTGCTGCCCTGCTGCTGCTCCATCACACCCTTCTGACCGGCCTGCAAATCGAGAACTTCCACTGGAACTTCGCCCTGGGTCCGGCCTTGTCCCTGCTCGTGATCTTCCTGCTGGCCGACCTGGCGAATTGCTTTCCCCTGGTGCAGCGCTGGGGCGGGACGCTGGCAAAAAGCGGGATAACCGCGGCGGTTCTGCTCGCCCTGGTCCTCTGGGCGCGGGCGTGCAGCCTGCTCCCCGAAAACCAGCACATCCAGCAGGTGACACAGGATTATCACTTCCAAAGGGCGAACTGCGCCCTGCCGGCGGGAGGCACAGTGGCCGGTGACCCGGACTTTCAGTATTTGGCGGCGATCGATGCAGGTCTGCGGCCTCTGGCCGGATACACCGCCGTGCTTAGCCCAATCCGCGAGGCGGAGCTATCCGAGCGCTTGGCCCTCAACGCGTGCCTGCTGGGGCAGTCGCGGGCGCAGTTCGAGGCGGAGCAGCGGGAGCAGTTGGCACGCAACCGCTGGGGCGCAGAAGCCCGTTCGGCGGCGGTCCGAGCGCAGCGCTTGGCCGAGCGGCTGGCGGCCTGGGAAGCTGTGAACGCGGACCTGGCTGGGGCAGTGCGGCGCTACGACGTCCGCCTCGTAGCCCGTCCTCCAGGAGCGCCGGAACAACCGCCTTCCCCGGAGTGGGTCCTGCTGGCGCGCGGCCCGCGCTGGACCCTCTATGTCCGCCGGGAGTGAAGGAACAGCCAGAGTGACAGCGTGCTGAGAGTCGGCTTCAACGCCTATCTGCTGGCTGATGGCAATCGCCGGGGGTGGAACCGTTACACGGTCAATCTGCTGGCGGCCCTGCCGGCGCAAGGGGTTCGCCCCGTTCTGTACACACGAGCGCCGCTTCATCCCGATCATTTGGCTCGCCTGCCGCCGGGAAGCTACGAACTCCGTCTCGCTCCGCCGATGCGCTACGTGCTCTGGGAAAACCTCTGGCTGCCCCGGCAACTCCGCCGCGATCGGATCGACCTGTTCCATTGCCCGATGAACTTCGGCCTGCCTTGGTCCACCCCTTGCCCGCGCCTGCTCACCCTGCATGACGCCATCGATCCGGCGTACTATCTGCGGCAAGCGCCGTGGCGCGAGCGCTGGTCCTGGTCCGCGTTGCGCCTGCGTTGGACCTTATGGTCCTGCCGGTCCCGTGCTCATCACATCCTCACGGTCAGCCGGCATGCACGGGAGGACCTCGTGCGGGTTTTGGGCGTGCCGCCGGAGAAGGTGAGCGTGATTTACGAAGCGGCGGACCCGCAGTTCCAATGCCGCATGGAAACCGAAGCGGTTCGAGCGGTGCTCGCGCAGTGGGGGCTAGAGCGGCCCTATTTTCTCTACGCCGGCGGTTGGGAGGGGCGCAAAAATGTGCTGTTTTTGCTGGAGGCGTTCGCCCAGGCTGCCCTGCCGCAGACGGAGCTGGTTTTAGCCGGGGGCACGGCGCCACAACAGCAAGCCCTGCGAGCGCTGGCCGAGAAACTCGGTGGCCCAGCCCAGGTGCGCCTGCTCGGCTTCGTGCCGGACGCCGTCCTCCACGCCCTCTACGCGGGCGCCTTGGCTTTCGTCTATCCCAGCCGCTACGAAGGCTTCGGCCTGCAACTGTGCGAAGCGATGGCGGTGGGCTGCCCCGTGCTGGCGGCCCGCGCTACCGCTCTGCCGGAAATCCTCGGCGATGGCGGCGCAACCTTCGCCCTCGACTCCCCGCAGGAACTGATCGGCCTGCTGCGACAAGTGGCTGCCGATCCGGACTACCGCCGCCAATTGCAACAACGCGCGCAACAACGATCTCAACACTTCTCCTGGCAAAAAACCGCTCAGGAAACTGTGCAAATCTATCACCAACTACTTCAGCGGAAATCATTATAAGAGTTCATGCGACATCACTGGGTCATCCTCACAGGCGAGTATCCTCCAGAGTGCGGCGGGGTCGGGGATTACTCGGCCCAATTGGCAGCCCGGCTTGTTCAGTGCGATCAAGATGTCACTGTCATGGCCTCGTCGGCGGAGGAGGAAAGCGAACAAAGCGGCAATGGCGTGCGCGTCCTGCGGATTCCCCAGGCATTCCGCCTGTCAGGACTCGGTCGGACGGAGCGCGTCTTGCGGCAACTTCGGCCGGACCGTTTGCTGCTGCAATACACGCCGCACGCCTTTGGCTACAAGGCGATGAACCTGCCGCTGGCTAGCTCTCTCGGCCGCTGGGGGCGGTCGATCGCTCCGCTTTGGGTCATATTCCACGAAGTGGTTTTTCCTTTTTCTTTATACAAACCTCAGTATATGGTTTTAGCCTTTGTGACACACATGATGGCACGGATGATTGCGCAGAGTGCTTCGCGGATATTTGTGACGGCGTGGGCGTGGAAGCGGGTCCTGCGGCGGGTCGGTCCCCAGCGGGTGGCGAGTGAGTGGCTGCCGGTGCCGTCGAATCTGGAAGGGGTGGCGCCGGCGGGAGCGTCTCTGCCCGCGGAGGACGATGGGGAGGTGTGGCTGGGGCATCTGGGGGCGTATGGCCCGTGGGCCGAGTCGGTGCTGGAGGCGGCCGGGCGGAAATTGCTTCCCTGTTATCCACGAGCTAAGATGGTGCTGCTTGGTCGTGGGTCGGAGTCACTCGCTCGGCAGTGGCAGGAGCGCGGCGTGGGATGGGCGGACCGCCTGGTGGTCCCCGGCGTGTTGCCGCCGGCGGCATTGGCGGCCTGGCTCCAGCGCTGCTGCCTGCTCTTGCAGCCGTACCCGGACGGGGTGAGCAGCCGGCGGACCACCGCGATGGCGGCCCTCTGCGGCGGCATTCCCTTGGCAACCAACCTCGGCCCGCTGAGTGAGCCGTTCTGGTCCGTCCGCCTGCCGTCTATCGCCGCGGCACCCCGGACGGAGGACTTGCTGGAACTCGCCACTCAGCTCCTCGGCGATGCCCGCCGGCGCGCGGAACTCACCCTCCACGGCCAGCAACTCTATCAGGAACTGTTCCGCTGGGACTGCCTGCTAACCCGCTTGCTGGTCTAAAACCATGCCCTCCGTCCGCCGCCTGCTCACGATTGGGCACTCTTACGTCGTGGCCTTCAATCGCCGTTTACCTCATGAATTGATGCAGCAAGGGAACGGTGCATGGGACGTAACTGTCGCGGCACCAAGATTTGTGTATGGAGATTTGCGGCCCATTCATCTGGAGAATGTCCCGGACGAAAGCTGCCGCTTGCAGCCGCTTTCCGCCTACTTCACACGCCGACCGCACCTCTTGCTCTATCACCACCGGGTCCGAGAATTGCTGGCGCAAAAATGGGACATTGTGCACTGCTGGGAGGAACCGTTCGTGCTCTCGAGCTTGCAGATTTCTCTCTGGCAGCGTTCGGGGAAATTGGTTTATTACACATTTCAAAATATCAGCAAAAGTTATCCTCCGCCGTTCAGTTGGATTGAGTGTTATAGTGTGAATCATTGTCATGGCTGGATAGCCGCAGGTTATAGTGTAGATCACACACTCAGTATGCGGGCGGGTTATTGCGATCGGCCGCATTGTGTCATCCCGCTGGGTGTGGATACGTTGGTGTTTCATCCGGAGCGGGAAGCGGGTGTGTCCGTGCGGCGTCAGTTGGGTTGGGCGGAGGGCGGGCCGCCGGTGGTGGGGTATTTGGGCCGATTCGTGGCGGAGAAGGGGATTTTATTTCTGCTGCGGGTGTTGGAACGGCTGCGCGTGGCGTGGCGGGCGTTGTTTGTCGGCGGCGGCCCCCTGGAAGGCTGCCTGCGGCGTTGGGCCGAGCGGCAGGGAGCGGAACGGGCGCAAGTGGTGACCGGCGTGGCACACCAGGCGGTGCCGCGCTACCTCAATGCGATGGATGTGCTAGCCGCGCCGAGCCAGACGACGCCGCGCTGGAAGGAACAATTCGGGCGGATGCTCATCGAGGCGATGGCCTGCGGCGTACCCGTGGCCGGCAGCGACTCCGGCGAGATTCCCTATGTGGTCGGCGATGCGGGCTTGGTTCTGCCGGAGGCGGATGCAGCGGCGTGGGTCGCGGGTTTGGCCGGCTTGCTGGAAAGTCCGGCGCGGCGGCGGGAACTGGCCGCGGCAGGGCGGGAGCGGACCTGCCAGCGCTATGCCTGGCCGGTGGCCGCCCGGCAGCACCTCCGCTTCTTCCAGCAGTTGCTGGACCTGCCCTGCCATGACTGACAAGGTTCGGTCGCTGCGCCTGGGCGTTGTGCGGGATTACCGGGCCGAGAATTGGCCGAGCATGGACCTGTGCGCCGATGCACTTTTGGCCCATCTTCCTGCGGAAATCGAGGCGGTGGAAGCAGCCCCGGCCTTCCGGCGCTATCTGGGGCGCTGGCAGCCGTCGAGCCGCTGGGCTTTCAATGCCGACCGCTTCTGGAACCGGTATGTCGTCCTGCCGCGCCAGGTGCGCCGCCTGAGCCGCCAGGTGGATGCCGTCCACATCGTGGATCACAGTTACGCCCATCTGGTGCATGCGGTGCCGTATGGCCGTGCGGGCGTGTACTGTCATGACATTGACATCTTCCGCTGTCTGCTGCCGCTTTCGGAGGAAACTCCGCGGCGCCGCCTCCTGCTGACCCGCCTGGCCCGCTGGATCCTCACCGGGCTGCGGCGTGCCGCCCTCGTCTTCACCAACAGCCGCCAGACCGCCGAGGAGTTGCTCGCCCGCGGCTGGGTCCAGCCCGATCGCCTCCATGTCGTACCCTTGGGGGTGGCCCCAGAATACATGGAGATTCACTTGGAAAATGAGTCTTTCCTGCAATATGAAAATCAGCCGTATATCTTGCATGTCGGCAGCACGATTGCCCGCAAGCGGATCGATGTGCTGTTGGCAGTGTTCGCCCAGGTGCGGCAACGGTGGAAAAACATGCGCCTGATCCAGGCCGGGGGGGAATGGACGGGGGAGCAGCGGGAGCAGTTGCGGCGTTTAGGCCTGGAAGGAGCTGTGCAGCAGGTGCGGGGACTGAGTCGGCGGGAGTTGGCGGCGCTGTACCGGAAAGCGGCGGTGCTGCTGTTTCCCAGTGCGGCGGAGGGTTTCGGCTTGCCCGTGCTCGAAGCGCTGGCCTGCGGGACGGCGGTGGTCGCCTCGGACCTGCCGGCCCTGCGGGAAGTCGGCGGCGCGGCGGCCTGCTACTGCCCGCCGGGAGACATCCGCGCTTTTGTGACAGCCGTCTGTCAAGTGCTGTCCGAACCCGATACGCTCGTGCGGCGGGAACAGCGCCGGAGCCAAGCCCAGCGTTTTCACTGGTCCGTGCACGCGCGGCAGATTGCCGAGGCATACCAGCAGCTTCTGAAGTAGGCCATGTGCGGCATCGCCGGCATTCTGGGAGTACCGGAAGAGTTGGCTCGGCCAGCAGCCCAGCGCATGCTCGAGGCCTTGCGTCACCGCGGGCCGGATGACTGGGGTCTGGAAGTGCTCGCGGATCCGGCGGGCCGGGCACCGCCGCTGGTGCTCGTCCATACCCGCCTGGCCATTGTGGACCTCTCGCCGCAGGGGCGCCAGCCGATGTGCCACGCGCTCTCCCCGCAGACATCTCCCACGCTTCCCTCCACGGACCGAGCCTCGGAGAAGCTCTGGATCACCTTCAACGGGGAAATCTACAACTATCGCGCTCTGGCGGCGGAAGCGGCAGCCCACGGCCTGCCTGTGCGGACAGCCACGGATACCGAAGCGATCCTGCTGGCCTATCGCCTCTGGGGGGAAAGCTTCGCCGAACGGCTGCGCGGCATGTTCGCCTTCGCCCTGGCCGATCTGGGGCGGCGGCAGGTCATTCTGGTCCGAGATCGGCTGGGGATCAAGCCGCTGTATTTGGCGCGTGCGCCGCAGGGGGGATTGCTATTTGCTTCGGAAGTGCGGGCGTTGCTCGCTGCCGGAGGGGAGCTGGTCCCGCGCCGCCTCTCCCTGGCCGCGGTGGAGTCGTTCCTGGCCCAGGGAGCAGTTTGGGGCGAAGCGGCCCATGTGGAGGGCGTCCGTCTGTGGGAACCGGGCCTTGTGCTGAGTTGCGACTGGGAAGGCCGGGAGTTGTCCCGGCGGCGGTATTGGCCCTGGCCAGGGAAGGCAGCGCTCGATCCAACGCTGGACCGTCCGGCGGCCGTGACACGGCTTCGGCAAGTGTTGCAGGAAGCGGTGCAGCAGCATTTGGCGGCGGATGTGCCGGTGGGGGTGTTTTTGTCCAGCGGTGTGGATTCGGCGGCGGTGGCCGCTCTGGCGGCAGAGGGTGCCGCGGGGCGCATCCGCACGGTGAACGTCGGGTTCGACCTGCCGCAGTGGGACGAGAGTGCCGAGGCCGAGGAGATCGCCCGCCAGTTGCAGACGGAACATGGCACGATCCGCGTAGCCGCCGGGGACATTGGCCGGGACCTGGAGGCGGTGCTGGCCGCGATGGATCAGCCGACCGTGGACGGGTTCAACACCTGGTATGTGTCGCGTGCGGCGCGGCAGGCTGGCTTGAAGGTAGCGCTGAGCGGTCTGGGCGGGGATGAGCTATTCGGGGGTTACGCGAGTTTCCGGGATGTGCCGCGGGGGGTGCGTTGGCAGCGGCGGCTGGTGCGATGGCGCCTCGCGGTCCGCTGGGTGCGCCGCTGGAGCCAGTGGCAGCCGTCCCGCCGCCTGTTCAAACTGGCCGAGTTGTTCCAGCGCCCCGCCAATCTGATGGCGGTCTATCTGCTGCGCCGCGAGCTGTTCCTGCCGTGGCAACGCCGGGCGCTCTGGCCTTTGCCCCCGGAATGCGATCCGCACAGCGGCCTGCCCCAGCCGGTCCTCGCCGCCCTTCAGCCACACCAGACCGATGGTGACAGCGTCTCGTCCCTGGAACTGAACGGCTATCTACGGCACATGCTCCTGCGGGATGCGGATGTCTTCAGCCTGGTCCATGCCCTGGAGCTGCGCGTGCCGCTTTTGGATCACCTGGTGGTGGAAGCGGTGCTGCCGTTGCCGGTGGAGTGGAAGTGCGACCCCAGACTGCCGAAGCGGCTCTTGGCGGACGCGGTCGGAGCGCGCCTGCCGCCCGCGGTTCTGCGCCGGCCCAAGCGCGGCTTCACCTTCCCCTGGACGGATTGGCTCCGCGGCCCCCTCGCTCCGCACGCCCAGGAACGCCTCCTGCCATCGGCCCTCTGGCACCGCCTCGGCTTCGACCCCCGCGCTGTCCGCCAGCTCTGGCACCGCTTCCAGCAAGGCGACCCTGGCATCGGCGGCCTGCACCTCCTCGCCCTGCTTGTCCTGGCCGACCTCGTCCAGCGCCAGAAACTCACACTGTAAAAATAATGACTTACTGCTGTCACAAAATGACTTTGTACTGACACTCAATGACTTTAATATGTCATAAAGTGACTTTATGATAGCATCAAATGACTGCATATTGTCTTTAGATGTCATTAAATTGTCATCAAATGACTTAATCATGTCCTGGAATGTCTGTCCGTGAACCCCTGGCGTTGCGGATGCGGGAAAGATTGCCCCTAGGGTTCGGGACGCTGCCGTGGCAGGAGGGGTGATGCCGTCGCGGATGCCGGTGGTGTTTTTGACGTCGGCGGGCCAGCTTGGGGGCGCGGAGCGCAGCCTGCTGGACATGGCAGCCGTGCTGCGGCAGCTTCGCCCGGATTGGCCGATCGGGGTCATCGCCGGGGAGGAAGGGCCTTTGGCGGAGGAGTTGCGGCGGCAGGAGGTGCCGGTGGCGGTGCTGCCCTGGCCGGAGGCGGTGGCACGGCTGGGGGAGTCGTTTTGGCTCGGGGCCGGGCGGGGGAAGTGGCGGCAAGGCGCGGCCTGGAGCTACGCCTTGCTGAAAGCGGCGGCGGCCCTGCCCGCTTACCAGCGGCGCTTGCGGCGGCAGCTCTTTCAGTGGCGGCCCCGCCTGCTCCATTCCAACGGTTTGAAGTGCCACTTGCTGGCCCGCGGGGCGGCGCCGCCGGGCTGCGCCGTCCTCTGGCATCTGCGGGACTTCCTCTCACGGCGTCCGGTCCTGGGCCGAACGTTGCCGTATTTGGCGCGTCCCCCGCAGCGGATCCTCGCCATTTCCCAGGCGGTGGCCGAGGATGCCCGCCGCCTCTTCCCTCAAGCCGCCATCGAGACCATCTACAACGGCATCGATACGGAGCATTTCACACCCGCCGGACCGGCCCGGAATTGGGACGCCTTCCTGGGTGGGGCTTCGCTGCCCAGCGCCGCGGTGCGGGTCGGCCTGGTCGCCACCTATGCCCGCTGGAAGGGGCAGGAGGTGTTTCTGGAAGCGGCGGCCCGGCTGCTGGCGGCGGGGGTGCACCACGCCCGCTTCTTCCTCATCGGCGGCCCGATCTACCGCACCGCCGGCTCGCAATTTTCCGTCGAAGAGCTGCGGCAGCGCATCGAGGCGCTCGGACTGACCGGCTATTGTCATCTCGTTCCGTTCCAGTTGGACCTGCCGCCGGTGTATCGGGGTTTGGACATTGTGGTCCATGCCAGCACGCAGCCGGAGCCGTTCGGGCGGACCATTGCCGAGGCGATGGCTTGCGGCCGGGCGGTGATTGCCAGTCGCACAGCCGGAGCAGCGGAACTGATGGCGGACGGCGTCGATGCCCTGAGCGTGCCGCCGGGGGATGCCGGAAGTCTGGCCGCCGCCCTCTACCGCCTGATCCAGGATGGGGAATTGCGGCAGCGTCTGGGCCAAGCGGCGCGGCAAACCGCCCTGCAACGCTTCGACCGCCGGCTCCTGGGGCAGCGTCTCGTGCAGGTCTACGAGGCGTTCAGCCGCCCGGAGGATGCGTCGCCGGAGGGAACCGCAGGATAACCCGCACTGTTTCGACCCAGCAAAAGAAAAAACTTCCTCCTTCCTGGGGAAAGAAGGAAGTTCGATCTTTTCCAGGACCAGCCGAAGGAGGCTCTCCTAGCCGAGGAAAACGGAATGGCGGTCAGTCGATGTTGACGTTGACTTCCCCGCCATTGCGGCTGACCAGAGCGGCGACGATGCCAGAGGCGATGGAGTCGCGGATGAAGTGGACGGAGCCGTCCCCGCGCAGGGCGTTGATGCCGCCGCTGTGGAAGGAGTACATCTGATAGTTGGCCGCACCTCCGCCGTTGGTGCAATTGATGGCGCAGCAGCCGCCGTCGCGGATCAGGCCGTCCGCGCTGTAGCCCCGCACCAGGATCGCTGCATTGTAATCGAAGAAGGCGGCATTGAGCGCCCAGCCCGCGGAACCCGGCGTGTTGGGGCTGACCGGACGATTGCGGGCA
This window of the Thermogemmata fonticola genome carries:
- a CDS encoding glycosyltransferase family 4 protein, giving the protein MLRVGFNAYLLADGNRRGWNRYTVNLLAALPAQGVRPVLYTRAPLHPDHLARLPPGSYELRLAPPMRYVLWENLWLPRQLRRDRIDLFHCPMNFGLPWSTPCPRLLTLHDAIDPAYYLRQAPWRERWSWSALRLRWTLWSCRSRAHHILTVSRHAREDLVRVLGVPPEKVSVIYEAADPQFQCRMETEAVRAVLAQWGLERPYFLYAGGWEGRKNVLFLLEAFAQAALPQTELVLAGGTAPQQQALRALAEKLGGPAQVRLLGFVPDAVLHALYAGALAFVYPSRYEGFGLQLCEAMAVGCPVLAARATALPEILGDGGATFALDSPQELIGLLRQVAADPDYRRQLQQRAQQRSQHFSWQKTAQETVQIYHQLLQRKSL
- the asnB gene encoding asparagine synthase (glutamine-hydrolyzing), translating into MCGIAGILGVPEELARPAAQRMLEALRHRGPDDWGLEVLADPAGRAPPLVLVHTRLAIVDLSPQGRQPMCHALSPQTSPTLPSTDRASEKLWITFNGEIYNYRALAAEAAAHGLPVRTATDTEAILLAYRLWGESFAERLRGMFAFALADLGRRQVILVRDRLGIKPLYLARAPQGGLLFASEVRALLAAGGELVPRRLSLAAVESFLAQGAVWGEAAHVEGVRLWEPGLVLSCDWEGRELSRRRYWPWPGKAALDPTLDRPAAVTRLRQVLQEAVQQHLAADVPVGVFLSSGVDSAAVAALAAEGAAGRIRTVNVGFDLPQWDESAEAEEIARQLQTEHGTIRVAAGDIGRDLEAVLAAMDQPTVDGFNTWYVSRAARQAGLKVALSGLGGDELFGGYASFRDVPRGVRWQRRLVRWRLAVRWVRRWSQWQPSRRLFKLAELFQRPANLMAVYLLRRELFLPWQRRALWPLPPECDPHSGLPQPVLAALQPHQTDGDSVSSLELNGYLRHMLLRDADVFSLVHALELRVPLLDHLVVEAVLPLPVEWKCDPRLPKRLLADAVGARLPPAVLRRPKRGFTFPWTDWLRGPLAPHAQERLLPSALWHRLGFDPRAVRQLWHRFQQGDPGIGGLHLLALLVLADLVQRQKLTL
- a CDS encoding glycosyltransferase — encoded protein: MPSVRRLLTIGHSYVVAFNRRLPHELMQQGNGAWDVTVAAPRFVYGDLRPIHLENVPDESCRLQPLSAYFTRRPHLLLYHHRVRELLAQKWDIVHCWEEPFVLSSLQISLWQRSGKLVYYTFQNISKSYPPPFSWIECYSVNHCHGWIAAGYSVDHTLSMRAGYCDRPHCVIPLGVDTLVFHPEREAGVSVRRQLGWAEGGPPVVGYLGRFVAEKGILFLLRVLERLRVAWRALFVGGGPLEGCLRRWAERQGAERAQVVTGVAHQAVPRYLNAMDVLAAPSQTTPRWKEQFGRMLIEAMACGVPVAGSDSGEIPYVVGDAGLVLPEADAAAWVAGLAGLLESPARRRELAAAGRERTCQRYAWPVAARQHLRFFQQLLDLPCHD
- a CDS encoding glycosyltransferase family 4 protein, with amino-acid sequence MRHHWVILTGEYPPECGGVGDYSAQLAARLVQCDQDVTVMASSAEEESEQSGNGVRVLRIPQAFRLSGLGRTERVLRQLRPDRLLLQYTPHAFGYKAMNLPLASSLGRWGRSIAPLWVIFHEVVFPFSLYKPQYMVLAFVTHMMARMIAQSASRIFVTAWAWKRVLRRVGPQRVASEWLPVPSNLEGVAPAGASLPAEDDGEVWLGHLGAYGPWAESVLEAAGRKLLPCYPRAKMVLLGRGSESLARQWQERGVGWADRLVVPGVLPPAALAAWLQRCCLLLQPYPDGVSSRRTTAMAALCGGIPLATNLGPLSEPFWSVRLPSIAAAPRTEDLLELATQLLGDARRRAELTLHGQQLYQELFRWDCLLTRLLV
- a CDS encoding glycosyltransferase family 4 protein; translated protein: MPSRMPVVFLTSAGQLGGAERSLLDMAAVLRQLRPDWPIGVIAGEEGPLAEELRRQEVPVAVLPWPEAVARLGESFWLGAGRGKWRQGAAWSYALLKAAAALPAYQRRLRRQLFQWRPRLLHSNGLKCHLLARGAAPPGCAVLWHLRDFLSRRPVLGRTLPYLARPPQRILAISQAVAEDARRLFPQAAIETIYNGIDTEHFTPAGPARNWDAFLGGASLPSAAVRVGLVATYARWKGQEVFLEAAARLLAAGVHHARFFLIGGPIYRTAGSQFSVEELRQRIEALGLTGYCHLVPFQLDLPPVYRGLDIVVHASTQPEPFGRTIAEAMACGRAVIASRTAGAAELMADGVDALSVPPGDAGSLAAALYRLIQDGELRQRLGQAARQTALQRFDRRLLGQRLVQVYEAFSRPEDASPEGTAG
- a CDS encoding glycosyltransferase family 4 protein, with the translated sequence MTDKVRSLRLGVVRDYRAENWPSMDLCADALLAHLPAEIEAVEAAPAFRRYLGRWQPSSRWAFNADRFWNRYVVLPRQVRRLSRQVDAVHIVDHSYAHLVHAVPYGRAGVYCHDIDIFRCLLPLSEETPRRRLLLTRLARWILTGLRRAALVFTNSRQTAEELLARGWVQPDRLHVVPLGVAPEYMEIHLENESFLQYENQPYILHVGSTIARKRIDVLLAVFAQVRQRWKNMRLIQAGGEWTGEQREQLRRLGLEGAVQQVRGLSRRELAALYRKAAVLLFPSAAEGFGLPVLEALACGTAVVASDLPALREVGGAAACYCPPGDIRAFVTAVCQVLSEPDTLVRREQRRSQAQRFHWSVHARQIAEAYQQLLK